The DNA window CGCTTCCCGCAGCGCCCGCTCCCCGTCCTGGTGTTCCCGCGCAGAGCGCTGCGGGAACGGCACCGGGACAGGGGAATGGCACCGGGACAAAGGAACGGCACCGGGACAGGGGAACGGCACCGGGACAGGGGAATGGCACCGGGACAAAGGAACGGCACCGGGACAAGGGAACGGCACCGGGACAAAGGAACGGCACCGGGACAGGGGAACGGCACCGGGACAAGGGAACGGCACCGGGACAAGGGAACGGCACCGGGACAAAGGAACGGCACCGGGACAGGGGAACGGCACCGGGACAGGGGAACGGCACCGGGACAAGGGAACGGCACCGGGACAAAGGAACGGCACCGGGACAGGGGAACGGCACCGGGACAGGGGAACGGCACCGGGACAAGGGAACGGCACCGGGACAGGGGAACGGCACCCGGGCAGCGCCCGGCCCCTCGCGGCTCCGGAGGGACGCGGAGTCCCGGCCCTGCTCCCGGTCGGGCATTCCAGCGTGGATGCTCGGCTTACCTCGGCCAGGGCGTGGATCTGCTCCTCGCGCTCCCGCAGGCGCTGCTCGGCCCGGAGagccttctccttctccagccgCAGCTCCCGCCAggcctcctccagctcctccctgtccctcgccagctgctcctccttgcACCTCAGCTCCCGGCTGCGGAACTTCAGCTCCGCCTGCTCCTGGGACGGGCCCGGCAACACCGAGCGTCACCGGTGCCGTCCCGCACAGTCGCAGCTTCCCAGGGACGGGAGAGCCCCGGTCCTGCCCGGCCGCTCCGGGTTTGGGAtgcggggccgggggaggcGGTGTGGGACCCCCCCGTGCCGGCACCCCGCGGGAGGGAGCCCGGGCAGGGCATCGGGGACCTTGGCCAGGCTCCTCAGGGCCGAGTCCATGCTCAGGGCCCGCTCCTCGTCCCGCTCCGCCCGCTCCTGGCTCAGCCGCTCCCGCGCGTGGAACTCGGCCCAGGCGgccgccagccgccgccgctCCTCGGAGCGATCCCGGAGCTCTGCCcgctgctcctccagccacgCGCCCTGGGGGCCGAGGGACAGCTCCAGGCACCGCTTCCCGGAGGGTCTTCCCTCCTTTGGCCCGGCCCTGCCGCTTCCAGAGGCTGCGTCCAGCCGGGGagctccggccccgccgcttCCAGAGGCTGCGTCCAGCCGGGGAGCTCCGGCCCCGGGTGGGCACCCAGTGGGCTTGACCTGGCCTGTTCCgagccccttccagcccccGGCCCGTTCCTACCCGGCTGGTtccgagcccctttcccagtcCCGTTCCTATCCCAGATGGTtccgagcccctttcccagtcCCGTTCCTGTCCCGGATGGTtccgagcccctttcccagtcCCGTTCCTGTCCCGGATGGTtccgagcccctttcccagtcCCGTTCCTGTCCCGGACGGTtccgagcccctttcccagtcCCGTTCCTGCCCCGGATGGTtccgagcccctttcccagtcCCGTTCCTATCCCAGATGGTtccgagcccctttcccagtcCCGTTCCTATCCCGGATGGTtccgagcccctttcccagtcCCGTTCCTATCCCAGATGGTtccgagcccctttcccagtcCCGTTCCTATCCCGGATGGTtccgagcccctttcccagtcCCGTTCCTATCCCAGATGGTTCCAAGCCCCTTCCAGTTCCCACCCAGCTGGTTCCAAGCTCTTTACAGCTAGCCCCAGCCGGTTCCGAGTCCttttcccagcccagctccccccagccggttccaagccccatcccagtcactcccagagGGCAGTTCCAGCCCGTGGCTCCCACGTGGAAGCTCCAGCCCCAGGCGTGCATTCCATGGGAATCCCTGTTCGGATTCCCGGGAGTACCTGGAGCCGAGTCCCCGCTCACCTTGGCCTCGTCCCTGCTCACCTTGGCCTCGTCCAGCGCCGCTCTCTCCATGGACAGCAGCTGTGCCGTGAGCCGGCGCTGCTCCTCCAGCGCATCCCGCAGCGAATCCGCCTTGGAACGCTCGGCCACGGCCCTGCGGCGCTCCTGGGGCCGGacagggcagctccaggaggggTCTGGGCAGGGAGCCCCTCCTGCCGGGCACGGACACGGGACACAGAGGCAGGGACACCgggcagggacatgggacatgggcacagctccaggaggggTCCGGACAAGGACACggggcagggacacagacaTGGACACAGCTCCAGGACACGGCCACGGCTCTGGGGTAGGGccccacctgctccaggagctgctcccgcTCTCCCAGCCTGGTCTCCAAGTCGGCCACAGCCTCCTGGAGCCGGCTCTGCTCCCGCTCCGCATCccgctgctgctggcacagcctgtcccGGAGCACTGGCGGAGGCAGGAGGATCGCGGGGTGCAGGAGGCGGGATCCACCCTCATCCACACGGAAATCCCGCACCGAGATCCCCCCGCGTTCGTGCTCCGCAGTCCCAggacagggagaagggagatCCCGCCGAGGGATCTGCCCGTGGAAGGCAGGACTTGGCTCCCGGCCTCTGCCTCAGCGGGGgcagcttttccctgttttctgggGCCGGTGGGAGTCCTGGACAGAGCTGAGCCCCGGTCCGAGCACCGCTGGACACTCGGACCCAGCGGAGCCTCCACTCAGGAAACCCCGCAGGAGAGATGGAACAGGGACCTACAGGGCTCCTTCTGGACAGCACGAGGGCTGGGTTTGTCCCAGGACCGTTTGGATTCCATGGGATCAGCTCCGATGCCGttgggatggagcagagggTCCCACTGGAATGATGCACCTGAAGGGAATTTACCTGCGAGCTCCTCGTCCTGCTCCTGGGATCTGGGGTGATCCTGGGATCTGGGGCGATCCTGCGCCGTGTCCTGGCTCCAGGATGGGATCTGAGCCATCggctgctccttctcctgccgtgacctctcctgctgctcctccacctttccctggctcctgcccaGGATGGATCGGGAAGAACCTCGGCACgcccagcccagggaggtgaGCAGCGAGCTGGGAGCACAGGTGAGACCCCGTTACCTGTGGGAGCTCTCCAGGAgatccaggtgctgctgctgcctctggagaCCCTCCAGGAGCAGTCCCTGCTGCGCCCGCTCCAGCTCCAGCGCCCGGACCTGCCGCGAGCGGGACGAGCTCCAGGTGCCACCCTGGGAACGGAGCTGCTCCGGCTTCCCCATCCCCCGGAGCCCTTCGGAGCGGGGGACGCGGCCCCTTCTCCTGCCCCGGGGTGCCACGGGTGACCCTGGTGACCCCCACAGGTGACCCCTCAGTCCTCACCTggttttccagctcctccacccGGGCCTGGAGGCTGCGCAGGGCGATCCCACAGCCGGGATGCTCCTGGCATGGATGGGACTGGAGACCTTGGGAATCCTGgcggggatgggatgggagagcCCCCGGATCCTCCTGGCGGGGATGGGATCGGAGAGGCCCCGGATTCTCCTGGCGGGGCTGGGATCGGAGAGCCCCCGGATCCTCCTGGCGGGGCTGGGATCGGAGAGACCCCGGATCCTCCTGgcggggatgggatgggagagcCCCCAGATCCTCCTGGCGGGGATGGGATCGGAGAGCCCCCGGATCCTCCTGGCGGGGATGGGATCGGAGAGACCCCGGATCCTCCTGGCGGGGATGGGATCGGAGAGCCCCCGGATCCTCCTGgcggggatgggatgggagagcCCCCGGATCCTCCTGGCGGGGATGGGATCGGAGAGACCCCGGATCCTCCTGGCGGGGATGGGATCGGAGAGGCCCCGGATCCTCTGGGCAGAGCCAGGATGGGAGAGCTCGGGGATTCTCCtggcggggctgggctggaggagtCTCCGGATGCtcctggcagggatgggatgggagagcTCCTGGatgctcctggcagggctgggctgggagagccccCGGCCCCACCtgtggggacaccgggatgCTCCTGGCACCTCCCGGGATGCTGCCCCCTCCCCCGGGAATGCTGATCCATGCCCAGCCCCCATTCCGGGGGGGATTCCCAGGgacccctccctgctcctgccccggCACTCACCTGGGCGGGCGCGGCAGGACCCGGCACCTCCCGCTCTGCCGGGGATGGAAAACGGCACCGATCGGTCACCTGGACTCGGCAGCAGGAACGGAATCATCCCGAACCAGCCCAGCCCAtggatcccagcccagcccatggatcccagcccagctcatggatcccagcccagcccatggatcccagcccagcccatggatcccagcccagctcatgGATCCCAGCTCATGGATCCCATCCCGTggatcccagcccatcccatggatcccagcccagcccatggATCCCAGCCCATGGATCCCAGATCAgcccatggatcccatcccatcccatcccatcccatcccatggatcccatcccatcccatcccagcccatggatcccatcccatcccatcccattccatcccatcccaccccatggatctcttcccatggatcccatcccatggatctcaacccatggatcccatcccaccccatggaTCCGATCCCATGgatgccatcccatcccatcccatcccctggatcCCGCTCCATGgatcccaacccatcccattgatcccaccccatggatcccatcccatggatcccatctCATGGATACCagcccatcccatggatcccatcccatggatcccatcccatggatcccatcccatcccatggatcccatcccaccccatggatcccatcccatggatcccatcccatggatcccatcccatcccatggatcccatcccatcccatgggtcccagcccatcccatgggtcccagcccatcccatcccatcccatcccagctcagcccatggatcccagcccatcccatcctatcccatcccatcccagcccagcccatcccatggatcccagcccagcccagcccatcccatgGGTCCCAGCCTATCCCATGGATCCgatcccagcccatcccatggatcccatcccatcccatgggtcccagcccatcccatggatcccatcccaccccatggatcccaccccatggatccgatcccatcccaccccatggatccgatcccagcccatcccacgGATCCCATCCCACGGGTCCCAGCCCACCCCAAGGGCAGCGTCccctgggcacagggctgggccCATCCCGcttttcctgcccctctgggggGATTCCCAGGACACCTGGGCTGGCCCCAGGGATGGGTGAccccgctctgcccgggggccgagcaccagcagcagccaggtccCCACCAGGACCATCCCGCGGGCACAGGGACCCAGCTCCAGAGGGCCCAGGGTGCCCCTCCCCAGGACAGGGCACCTCAGAGCACGCTGGGGGGGACAGAGGCCTCACCCTGCCCGCGGGGCCGTGTCCCGACGGGGAGCTCCAGCCTGGATGGGGAAACGAATCCCACAGGGAGAGTGAGGGGAGACAGCACCCTCCCCCAAGgcacccctgtgccccctgtgccccctgtgccacccGTTTCACGTCACCCATGCTGTGCCACCCGTCCCACCCTGCCCCACGCCGTGTGATCCCACCTTTGGCACCtggagggaacagggacaccccaaacctCCATCccgggggtccctcccccccGCTGTGGTCACCTGGGCCACGGGTGTCACCTGAGCCAGGGGAGCCCCTCCCGGGAACTGGGAGGGCTGAGGGGGAAGCGGGAGGTGGGAAGAGCTCGGCTGGGGGAATTCCCGGCCTGGGACATCCCCCGGGCACACCCCGGGCTCCGGACCCGCTCCCCAGTGCCAGGAGGGAGCTCCCGGGAGGAGCCTTCACCTGCCGggcccggggggctccgggaTCCTCGGGgggaggggattctgctccGGAGCCTTGGCCTGGGATCGCCTCCGTGCCAGGGCAGCGCTGAGCCAGCTCCCGTCCCGCTCCCCTGCGGGATCAGCCCCCGATCCCGAGCAATCCTCCTGCTTCGATCCCAGTCCCGGGAAATCCTCGTCCTTGGATCCCAATCCTGGGAAATCCTTGTCCTTCCGTCCCAGTCCCGGGAAATCCTCGTCCTTGGATCCCAATCCTGGGAAATCCTTGTCCTTCCGTCCCAATCCCGGGAAATCCTTGTTCTTCTGCCCCAGTCCCGGGAAATCCTCGTCCTTGGATCCCAGTCCTGGGAAATCCTTGTCCTTCCGTCCCAGTCCCGGGAAATCCTCGTCCTTGGATCCCAGTCCCGGGAAATCCTCGTTCTTCTGCCCCAATCCTGGGAAATCCTTGTCCTTCTGCCTCAATCCCGGGAAATCCTCGTCCTTGGATCCCAATCCTGGGAAATCCTCGTTCTTCTGCCCCAATCCTGGGAAATCCTTGTCCTTCTGCCTCAATCCCGGGAAATCCTTGTCCTTCAATCCCAGTCCTGGGAAATCCTCGTTCTTCCGTCCCAGCCCCAGGAAATCCTCATCCTTGGATCCCAATCCCGGGAAATCCTCGTCcttcagccccagccaggcagccCCGGAGGAGCGTCGGGAGCTGCTCCCAACTGGAAAGCTGCGGGGAGAGAGGgacactgggaacactgggaacactgggaacaCTGGATGGGAGGGGCCATTGAGGACACCAGGGGAACATCGGGGAGCGGCCAagggaccctggggacaccggggacattggggacaccgGCTGTGGGGGATCCCAGGGACAGCGGGAACACGGGGGGACCCCCGATGTGAGGGGACCTTCGGGACAccggcagggaggggacactggggaccaGCCAGggcacactggggacactggggacactggggaccagccaggggacactggggacacggCTGGGTGGGGACTCCCCCCCGCCACCCCGGGTACCTCGGTCCCCGTCTCCGCCCGGCCCCGGAGGCCACCGAGGGCTCGTAGGATCCGAAGGGAAAATCCGGCTCATCCCGGCCCCCGTCCGGCCCTGCTGGAACAGCGGCCTCGAGTCACAATTCCCGATGGGATGGGGCCCTGGAGAacacctgtgccaccctccccTGCAATTCCTGACGGGATTTACTCTCTGGAGAacacctgtgccaccctccccTGGAAATCCCGACAGGATTCACCCTCTGGAGAacacctgtgccaccctccccTGCAATTCCTGACAGGATTCACCCTCTGGAGAacacctgtgccaccctccccTGCAATTCCCGACAGGATTCACCCTCTGGAGAacacctgtgccaccctccccTGGAAATCCCGACAGGATTTACCCTCTGGAGAacacctgtgccaccctccccTGCAATTCCCGACAGGATTCACCCTCTGGAGAacacctgtgccaccctccccTGCAATTCCTGACAGGATTCACCCTCTGGAGAacacctgtgccaccctccccTGCAATTCCCGACAGGATTCACCCTCTGGAGAacacctgtgccaccctccccTGGAAATCCCGACAGGATTTACCCTCTGGAGAacacctgtgccaccctccccTGCAATTCCCGACAGGATTCACCCTCTGGAGAacacctgtgccaccctccccTGCAATTCCTGACAGGATTCACCCTCTGGAGAacacctgtgccaccctccccTGCAATTCCTGACAGGATTCACCCTCTGGAGAacacctgtgccaccctccccTGGAAATCCCGACAGGATTTACCCTCTGGAGAacacctgtgccaccctccccTGCAATTCCCAACGGGATTCACCTTCTGGAGAacacctgtgccaccctccccTGGAAATCCCGACGGCATTCACCCTCTGGAGAacacctgtgccaccctccccTGCAATTCCCGACAGGATTTACCCTCTGGAGAacacctgtgccaccctccccTGCAATTCCCGACAGGATTCACCCTCTGGAGAacacctgtgccaccctccccTGCAATTCCCGACAGGATTCATCCTCTGGAGAacacctgtgccaccctccccTGGAAATCCCGACGGGATTCACCCTCTGGAGAACACCTGCCCCGTTCCTTTGGCAGCTCCCACTGGGATTCACCCTCTGGGAAACGCTTTCCATGGCACCCCCACCCCCGGCTGTGCTCACCCGGCTGCTCCCGCTCCTTGGGATCCGCCTGCAATTCCGCCCTTCCCGCCTGCTCCAGGATTTTTCCCGCGGAgcctcctcccagcagctcctggatccCGGTGCGGCCCTTCCGGAGCCCCTGCCTGGGGATGCCCGGCACAGGtgggggtggcaccgggacccccccgtccccgtccccgtcccggTGTCCCCTCACCCTCCCGGCGCCCTCTGCGCGTTCCCGGCTCCGTCGGCGCCGCTCCCGAGCCCCAGGGACTCCACCAGGTCATCGACGTCGTCCCCAAAGGTGACGTGGGGACGtcgcggggccggggctggggggggaaGGTCACCGGTGGCATCTGGGACGtgccccggtgtccccagccagctctgggaaTCCCCCCGGgtcccccccgtgcccccctcACCGCTGCCGCTGCTCCGTCCCGGATCGTTCCCGGAGCtgctccccggccccgccggctccTCCTCCGGGAACGGCTTCTCCAGGGGGTCCCCGGGGCCTGGGAATTCCCCGGAGGGACGGGAGAAGGGAGGGACAATCAGAGATCCCAGTGGGACCGAGGGGGTTTCATGGAGAGGctctgggaacagggaatggggtCTGATCCCGTGGGAATGGGGTCTgaggggaacagggaatgggctCTGATCCCACGGGAATGGGGTCTgaggggaacagggaatgggctCTGATCCCACGGGAATGGGGTCTgaggggaacagggaatggggtCTGATCCCGTGGGAATGGGGTCTgaggggaacagggaatgggctCTGATCCCACGGGAATGGGGTCTgaggggaacagggaatggggtCTGATCTCGTGGGAATGGGGTCTgaggggaacagggaatggggtCAGATCCTGTGGGAATGGGGTCTgaagggaacagggaatggggtCGGGTCCCATGGGAATGGGGTCTgaagggaacagggaatggggtCGGGTCCCATGGGAATGGGCTCTgaggggaacagggaatggggtCTGATCCCGTGGGAATGGGTCTgaggggaacagggaatggggtctggtcccatgggaatggggtctgaggggaacagggaatggggtCTGATCCCGTGGGAATCGGGTCTgaggggaacagggaatggggtCTGATCCCACGGGAATGGGGTCTgaggggaacagggaatggggtCTGATCCCATGGGAATCGGGTCTgaggggaacagggaatggggtCTGATCCCACGGGAATGGCTGTGAAaggaacagggaatggggtCTGGTCCCACGGGAATGGCTCTgaggggaacagggaatggggtCTGATCCCATGGGAATGTCCCCAcggaaaagcaaagcagaattcCCGGTACCTTTTTTGGGATCCAGCACCTTCCCAGCGCCTTTCCCCGGCCTGGACCCGGCTCTGGCCATTCCCAGGAGTTCTGCATCCAGCTCATCCAGCTCATCCAGCTCATCCAgctcctggggagggggcagctcctgccctcacCTGCACCTCATGTGGGATTCCCAAAAACCTTGGGAATTCTGCCCCGGCTCACCTCTGCCGCTTCCGCATCCTCCTCGGGGAACTTCCCGCTCTCCGTGGGGAATTTGCCTCTGGAACGCTGAGCCGGGGTCCCCCTGAGGCACAGCCCCGGTCGGGGGCgtggggaggggtcccggggatggcagcaggtgggaagggccgggggcacagggaggggctCAGCTGGGGCTCACCTGCGGGAAGGGCTCCCGGGAGCCCCGGGGAGCTGGAGCCGGGGGCTCCtctggaagggagggagggaccgGGATGGACTCGGCTCCAGGAGGGAATGGGGGGATCCCTCCCGGTGATCCCAGGGCAGGGGATTCCCAGGGGATTCCCAAGGGATCCCCTCCAGGTgatcccaggagcagggcattCCCAGGGGATCCCCTCCAGGTgatcccaggagcagggcattCCCAGGGGATCCCCTCCAGGTGATCCCAGGGCAGGGGCATTCCCAGGGGATTCCTTCCAGGTGATCCCAGGGCAGGGGATTCCCTCCAGGtgatcccagggctggggtaTTCCCAGGGGATTCCCAAGGGATCCCCTCCAGGTGATCCCAGGGCAGGGCATTCCCAGGGGATTCCCTCCAGGTGATCCCAGGGCATTCCCAGGGCATTCCTAGGGGATTCCCAGGCCATTCCCAGGTGATCCCAGGGCATTCCTAGGGGATTCCCTCCAGGTGACCCCAGGGCATTCCCAGGCCATTCCCAGGCCATTCCCAGGCGATTCCCTTCAGGTGACCCTAGGGCATTCCCAGGTCATTCCCAGGGGAGCCAAGCGCTCCCACTTTACCATCGAATCCCAGGAGGTCCCCGAGCACGGCGCTGATGGGATCTGGAACAGGACACGGCCCAGGCGATCCCGGGCGATCCCGGTGGGTTCCGCGCCCCCGGCAGGGGGGAAACGCTCCCGCTCTCAGCCTGGAGCATTCCCTGCCCCTGGGTCCCCCctccccgctccatcccggccTTCCCAGGGATCCAACCCCGCTGGAGATGGGATGAGGGCAGGTGAGGGCACTCACCTGAGAGCCGCCTCCGGGCCTTGGCAGCCTGCGGGCAAACACAAATCCCCTCGGGAGCAATCGAAGCCCCGGGACACCCCCCACACGAAAGCCGCGTTTCCGTGGAGCGCCCGCCTGGATCCCGCCTGGATCCCGGCCCCTCACACTCACCATGGCGCGTCCAAGATTCCCAGGTGATTCCAAGCTCCACCTGCCCGGTGCCGGCTCCGGGAGCCCCGGGCTCAGCCCCGCACCGACCGCGCACCtgaggggggagaggaaggcGCTGCTTGGGGTCCCGGGACTCCCCcggctcgggggtcccggggttCCCCCCACGTTTCTCACCCAGCGCCGCACTCGGCATGGGCGCCGCCATATTGCGCGCCAACCTAAAGGAAGGCCCCCGCTGCCATAGCAACGAGGCTGCCCCGCTGCGCGCCTGGTTGGAGGGCCACCGTTACCATAGCGACAGGGCTGCCCGCGCGCCTCCCTCAGGGAAGGCCCCTGCTGCCATGGCGACGCGGCTGCCCCGCTCAGCGCCTGGTCTGAGCCGTCCCCGCGATCTTCTGTCGCGATACTCCCCCTTATCGCCGGCGGTTTCCACATGTCGTGGGCTTTATCCATGTAAAGAGCTCTGGGTTGCCATCCGGGATCCTGCAGGATCCAGGCTCAGTTACCCTCGTACGATCGTCGGACGTAACATCCCGATGTATCGCCATACAGTCCTGACATCCCGACATCCCATCCCGGTATATCGCCATACAGTCCGATATCCCGATATCCCATCCCACTATATCGCCACAGAATCCTGATATCCTGATATCCCATCCCTCTATATCACCATACAGTCCCAATATCCTGATATCCCGATATCGCGATATCCCATCCTGCTATATTGCCATATAGTCCCAATACCCCAATATCCCATCCCACTGTATCGCCACAGAATCCCGATATCCCGCTATATCGCCACACAGGCCCGATATCCTGCCACCCCGATATCCCATCCCGCTATATCGCCACACAGTCCCAATATCCCGCCATCCTGGTATCCCAATATCCTGATATCGTGATATCCCGCCATCCCGATATCCCGCCATCCTGATATCCCGATATCTTGCCACACAGTCCCGATATCCCGCCACCCCGATATCCTGATATCACGATATCCTGCCATCCCACCACACAGCCCCACCATCCCGATAGCCCGCCATCCCGATATCGCGATATCCCACTATATCGCCACACAGTCCCGATATCCCGCCATCCTGGTATCCCAATATCCTGATATCGCGATATCCCGCTATCGCGACATCCCGTCATCCCTCCCCACTCCCGGCCTCCCCCGGCACGAGCAGCTCCCGTTGtgtccctgccccgctcccgccgggcTCCCGCTGCCTCCCGCCCCGCTGCCGGTGGGGTCCTGGTGGGGTCCCGGCCGCCTCCCCGCTCCCTCTCCGGCTCCCGGTTCCCTCCCGGTTCCCTCCCGGTTCCCTCCCGGGCTCCCGGAACGCTCAGGGCAGGAGCACGCCCGGCTCGCGGCTTCCCCAGCGCCGCTCCCGGGGTCCCGCAGCCCCAACGAACGCCCGGAGACCCCAAAAACGCCTTT is part of the Corvus moneduloides isolate bCorMon1 chromosome 32, bCorMon1.pri, whole genome shotgun sequence genome and encodes:
- the LOC116436997 gene encoding fas-binding factor 1 homolog isoform X18 yields the protein MDKAHDMWKPPAIRGSIATEDRGDGSDQALSGAAASPWQQGPSLREARGQPCRYGNGGPPTRRAAGQPRCYGSGGLPLGWRAIWRRPCRVRRWVRNVGGTPGPPSRGSPGTPSSAFLSPLRCAVGAGLSPGLPEPAPGRWSLESPGNLGRAMIPSAPCSGTSWDSMRSPRLQLPGAPGSPSRSVPEANSPRRAGSSPRRMRKRQRSWMSWMSWMSWMQNSWEWPEPGPGRGKALGRCWIPKKGPGDPLEKPFPEEEPAGPGSSSGNDPGRSSGSAPAPRRPHVTFGDDVDDLVESLGLGSGADGAGNAQRAPGGQGLRKGRTGIQELLGGGSAGKILEQAGRAELQADPKEREQPAGPDGGRDEPDFPFGSYEPSVASGAGRRRGPSFPVGSSSRRSSGAAWLGLKDEDFPGLGSKDEDFLGLGRKNEDFPGLGLKDKDFPGLRQKDKDFPGLGQKNEDFPGLGSKDEDFPGLRQKDKDFPGLGQKNEDFPGLGSKDEDFPGLGRKDKDFPGLGSKDEDFPGLGQKNKDFPGLGRKDKDFPGLGSKDEDFPGLGRKDKDFPGLGSKDEDFPGLGSKQEDCSGSGADPAGERDGSWLSAALARRRSQAKAPEQNPLPPRIPEPPGPGRLELPVGTRPRGQEREVPGPAAPAQEHPETPPAQPRQENPRALPSWLCPEDPGPLRSHPRQEDPGSLRSHPRQEDPGALPSHPRQEDPGALRSHPRQEDPGSLRSHPRQEDPGALRSHPRQEDLGALPSHPRQEDPGSLRSQPRQEDPGALRSQPRQDSQGLQSHPCQEHPGCGIALRSLQARVEELENQVRALELERAQQGLLLEGLQRQQQHLDLLESSHRSQGKVEEQQERSRQEKEQPMAQIPSWSQDTAQDRPRSQDHPRSQEQDEELAVLRDRLCQQQRDAEREQSRLQEAVADLETRLGEREQLLEQERRRAVAERSKADSLRDALEEQRRLTAQLLSMERAALDEAKGAWLEEQRAELRDRSEERRRLAAAWAEFHARERLSQERAERDEERALSMDSALRSLAKEQAELKFRSRELRCKEEQLARDREELEEAWRELRLEKEKALRAEQRLREREEQIHALAEVSRASTLECPTGSRAGTPRPSGAARGRALPGCRSPVPVPFPCPGAVPLSRCRSPVPVPFLCPGAVPLSRCRSPVPVPFPCPGAVPLSRCRSLVPVPFPCPGAVPLSRCRSFVPVPFPCPGAVPLSRCHSPVPVPFPCPGAVPLSRCHSPVPVPFPQRSAREHQDGERALREARSVRAEQRDRLQALQEQLEELRQQEQRLHQDRLSLARQREQLQQLRDELAPGGAGTLPATVPANGLGSALAAPVAPGAEGLLARFLPPVGMFLGDSGDPLASAALYGHLLLLKHRAQMDHDFLENERIFLESLKKRP
- the LOC116436997 gene encoding fas-binding factor 1 homolog isoform X11, whose protein sequence is MDKAHDMWKPPAIRGSIATEDRGDGSDQALSGAAASPWQQGPSLREARGQPCRYGNGGPPTRRAAGQPRCYGSGGLPLGWRAIWRRPCRVRRWVRGRCGAEPGAPGAGTGQVELGITWESWTRHGECEGPGSRRDPGGRSTETRLSCGGCPGASIAPEGICVCPQAAKARRRLSDPISAVLGDLLGFDEEPPAPAPRGSREPFPQRSRGKFPTESGKFPEEDAEAAEELDELDELDELDAELLGMARAGSRPGKGAGKVLDPKKGPGDPLEKPFPEEEPAGPGSSSGNDPGRSSGSAPAPRRPHVTFGDDVDDLVESLGLGSGADGAGNAQRAPGGQGLRKGRTGIQELLGGGSAGKILEQAGRAELQADPKEREQPAGPDGGRDEPDFPFGSYEPSVASGAGRRRGPSFPVGSSSRRSSGAAWLGLKDEDFPGLGSKDEDFLGLGRKNEDFPGLGLKDKDFPGLRQKDKDFPGLGQKNEDFPGLGSKDEDFPGLRQKDKDFPGLGQKNEDFPGLGSKDEDFPGLGRKDKDFPGLGSKDEDFPGLGQKNKDFPGLGRKDKDFPGLGSKDEDFPGLGRKDKDFPGLGSKDEDFPGLGSKQEDCSGSGADPAGERDGSWLSAALARRRSQAKAPEQNPLPPRIPEPPGPGRLELPVGTRPRGQEREVPGPAAPAQEHPETPPAQPRQENPRALPSWLCPEDPGPLRSHPRQEDPGSLRSHPRQEDPGALPSHPRQEDPGALRSHPRQEDPGSLRSHPRQEDPGALRSHPRQEDLGALPSHPRQEDPGSLRSQPRQEDPGALRSQPRQDSQGLQSHPCQEHPGCGIALRSLQARVEELENQVRALELERAQQGLLLEGLQRQQQHLDLLESSHRSQGKVEEQQERSRQEKEQPMAQIPSWSQDTAQDRPRSQDHPRSQEQDEELAVLRDRLCQQQRDAEREQSRLQEAVADLETRLGEREQLLEQERRRAVAERSKADSLRDALEEQRRLTAQLLSMERAALDEAKGAWLEEQRAELRDRSEERRRLAAAWAEFHARERLSQERAERDEERALSMDSALRSLAKEQAELKFRSRELRCKEEQLARDREELEEAWRELRLEKEKALRAEQRLREREEQIHALAEVSRASTLECPTGSRAGTPRPSGAARGRALPGCRSPVPVPFPCPGAVPLSRCRSPVPVPFLCPGAVPLSRCRSPVPVPFPCPGAVPLSRCRSLVPVPFPCPGAVPLSRCRSFVPVPFPCPGAVPLSRCHSPVPVPFPCPGAVPLSRCHSPVPVPFPQRSAREHQDGERALREARSVRAEQRDRLQALQEQLEELRQQEQRLHQDRLSLARQREQLQQLRDELAPGGAGTLPATVPANGLGSALAAPVAPGAEGLLARFLPPVGMFLGDSGDPLASAALYGHLLLLKHRAQMDHDFLENERIFLESLKKRP